A single region of the Sorghum bicolor cultivar BTx623 chromosome 7, Sorghum_bicolor_NCBIv3, whole genome shotgun sequence genome encodes:
- the LOC8072980 gene encoding xyloglucan endotransglycosylase/hydrolase protein 8, with the protein MAPRSLGVLAVALALLQAASAKSWLGAKFTTDGTVREGYDSSGQQVVMLSLDQHSGAAGFNSKEQYLYGEFSIEMKLIRGNSAGTVSCFYLSSGDGDGHDEIDMEFMGNATGQPVVLNTNVWANGDGKKEHQFDLWFDPAADYHTYTIIWNPTNILFKVDNLFIRSFKRYADLAYPSSKPMTLHATLWDGSYWATEKGKMPIDWSGAPFVVSYRSYAANACVSGGACRTGRDGWMHRQLDNAEWGTVRWAEKNFMRYNYCQDGWRFPQGLPAECSRH; encoded by the exons ATGGCACCGCGTTCTCTGGGAGTGCTCGCCGTCGCCCTCGCGCTCTTGCAGGCCGCCTCGGCGAAGTCCTGGCTTGGCGCCAAGTTCACCACGGACGGCACCGTCCGCGAGGGATACGACAGTTCCGGCCAGCAGGTGGTGATGCTCAGCCTCGACCAGCACTCCGGCGCCGCCGGCTTCAACTCCAAGGAGCAGTACCTCTACGGCGAGTTCAGCATCGAGATGAAGCTCATCCGCGGGAACTCCGCCGGCACCGTCTCATGCTTCTAC CTTTCttccggcgacggcgacgggcaCGACGAGATCGACATGGAGTTCATGGGCAACGCCACCGGTCAGCCGGTGGTGCTCAACACCAACGTGTGGGCCAACGGCGACGGCAAGAAGGAGCACCAGTTCGACCTGTGGTTCGACCCGGCCGCCGACTACCACACCTACACCATCATCTGGAACCCTACGAACATCCTGTTCAAGGTGGACAACCTCTTCATCCGGTCCTTCAAGCGCTACGCCGACCTGGCCTACCCGAGCTCCAAGCCCATGACGCTGCACGCCACGCTGTGGGACGGCAGCTACTGGGCGACGGAGAAGGGCAAGATGCCCATCGACTGGTCCGGCGCGCCCTTCGTCGTCTCCTACCGCAGCTACGCCGCCAACGCCTGCGTCAGCGGCGGCGCGTGCCGTACCGGCAGGGACGGGTGGATGCACAGGCAGCTCGACAACGCCGAGTGGGGCACCGTCAGGTGGGCGGAGAAGAACTTCATGCGCTACAACTACTGCCAGGATGGGTGGAGGTTCCCGCAAGGACTCCCCGCCGAGTGCAGCCGCCACTGA